A stretch of Paenibacillus sp. URB8-2 DNA encodes these proteins:
- the disA gene encoding DNA integrity scanning diadenylate cyclase DisA, with protein MKDHQLENMNELLRLAAPGTSFRDGLENVLRAKTGALIVVGYSPEVMEVVEGGFSINCDFSPNYLYELAKMDGAIILSEDLKRILYANTQLIPDSSISSIETGIRHRTAERVAKQTGKLVVSISQRRNIITLYQGSIRYALKDIGVILTKANQAIQTLEKYKAVLNQSLTNLSASEYEGIVSVPEVVGVIQRVEMVLRIKTEIKRYITELGNEGRLISMQMEELVGNTEEEAWLLYRDYAREEEEDKIREIIAGLKRASDDELMDDNHIARLLGFSVTAVTSEESVTPRGYRLLNKIPRLPNVIIHNLVERFEMLPNLMTASIADLDEVDGIGEARARGIQDGLKRLQKQVLIDRQM; from the coding sequence ATGAAAGACCACCAATTGGAAAATATGAACGAACTGCTCAGGCTAGCCGCACCGGGCACATCGTTTAGGGATGGATTGGAAAATGTGCTGCGGGCCAAGACGGGCGCGCTGATTGTCGTAGGCTACAGTCCCGAGGTCATGGAGGTGGTGGAAGGAGGCTTTTCCATCAATTGCGATTTCTCGCCGAACTATTTATACGAACTGGCCAAGATGGACGGCGCGATCATTTTAAGCGAAGATCTAAAACGTATCCTGTACGCCAACACCCAACTGATTCCCGATTCATCGATTTCCTCGATCGAGACCGGAATCCGCCACCGGACAGCTGAAAGGGTTGCAAAACAGACCGGGAAGCTGGTCGTCTCCATTTCGCAGCGGCGCAATATCATCACGCTCTATCAGGGCTCCATCCGCTATGCGCTCAAAGACATCGGCGTCATTTTGACGAAGGCCAATCAGGCAATTCAGACATTGGAGAAGTACAAGGCGGTGCTTAACCAATCGCTGACGAACCTGTCCGCCTCCGAATACGAGGGCATTGTAAGCGTGCCTGAAGTGGTCGGCGTTATCCAGCGCGTGGAGATGGTGCTCCGGATTAAGACGGAGATCAAACGCTACATCACAGAGCTCGGCAACGAAGGGCGCCTGATCAGCATGCAGATGGAAGAACTGGTTGGGAATACCGAGGAAGAAGCCTGGCTTTTATACAGAGACTATGCAAGAGAAGAGGAAGAGGATAAAATCCGCGAAATCATTGCCGGCCTGAAGCGAGCGAGCGATGACGAACTGATGGACGACAATCATATTGCCCGGCTGCTCGGTTTTTCCGTCACTGCGGTGACTTCTGAAGAGTCTGTCACACCTCGCGGCTACCGGCTGCTTAACAAAATTCCGCGGCTGCCCAATGTCATCATCCATAATTTGGTGGAACGTTTTGAAATGCTGCCCAATCTGATGACAGCGAGCATAGCGGACCTGGATGAGGTTGATGGAATCGGGGAAGCGCGGGCCCGGGGGATCCAGGACGGATTAAAACGGCTGCAAAAGCAAGTTCTTATTGACAGGCAAATGTAA
- the radA gene encoding DNA repair protein RadA: MAKTKTKFHCTECGYESPKWLGKCPGCQAWNSMVEETESVVKTQGMNTPVFHSKEKPQSIINIESDQEPRILTGIGELNRVLGGGIVPGSLVLVGGDPGIGKSTLLLQTSHALTTQGLRVLYISGEESVRQTRLRADRLGALSSELYVLCETNMESIEEAIEAIQPQFLVIDSIQTVFLPEVTSAPGSVSQVRECTTRFMRIAKIRGIATVLVGHVTKEGAIAGPRMLEHMVDCVLYFEGERHHTYRLLRAVKNRFGSTNEIGIFEMGEIGLSEVENPSELFLSERPLGVAGSTVVASMEGTRPVLVELQALVAATHFPSPRRMSTGLDNQRMALIIAVLEKRMGMFLQNQDAYLNVAGGVKLDEPAIDLAVAVSIASSFRDIPTKAYDVFFGEVGLTGEVRGVSRAETRVKEAAKLGFRRVIMPEKSLKGWKHPQDIQIIGVNTVADALAVALD, translated from the coding sequence ATGGCTAAGACTAAAACGAAATTTCACTGCACCGAGTGCGGATACGAGTCACCGAAGTGGCTCGGAAAATGCCCGGGCTGCCAAGCTTGGAACAGCATGGTAGAAGAAACGGAAAGCGTAGTCAAAACACAGGGGATGAATACTCCCGTTTTTCATAGTAAAGAAAAGCCCCAGTCCATCATAAATATAGAAAGTGATCAGGAACCCCGCATCTTAACCGGCATCGGCGAACTTAACCGGGTGCTGGGCGGAGGGATTGTTCCAGGCTCGCTGGTGCTCGTCGGCGGCGATCCCGGCATTGGTAAATCGACGCTGCTGCTGCAGACCTCCCATGCGCTGACTACGCAGGGACTGCGAGTGCTGTATATCTCTGGAGAAGAATCGGTACGTCAGACCCGGCTGCGGGCGGACCGGCTCGGGGCGTTGTCATCCGAACTGTATGTGCTGTGCGAGACGAATATGGAATCGATCGAGGAAGCGATTGAGGCCATTCAGCCTCAGTTCCTGGTTATCGACTCCATACAGACGGTGTTTCTGCCTGAAGTGACAAGTGCGCCGGGAAGCGTGTCGCAGGTTCGCGAATGTACGACAAGATTCATGCGGATCGCCAAAATTCGCGGCATCGCCACCGTGCTGGTCGGTCATGTGACCAAGGAAGGAGCAATTGCCGGGCCCCGGATGCTTGAGCATATGGTCGACTGCGTGTTGTATTTCGAGGGCGAGCGCCATCACACGTACCGGCTGCTGCGGGCGGTCAAGAACCGTTTCGGTTCGACGAATGAAATCGGCATTTTCGAAATGGGCGAAATCGGCTTGTCCGAGGTTGAAAATCCGTCCGAGCTATTCTTGTCCGAGCGGCCCCTTGGAGTAGCGGGCTCCACGGTCGTAGCCAGTATGGAAGGCACGCGGCCGGTACTGGTCGAGCTGCAGGCGCTCGTTGCCGCCACGCATTTTCCTTCCCCGCGGCGGATGTCCACCGGACTTGATAACCAAAGGATGGCGCTTATTATAGCCGTCCTGGAGAAGCGGATGGGCATGTTCCTGCAGAATCAGGATGCCTATCTGAATGTCGCGGGCGGGGTGAAGCTGGATGAGCCTGCCATTGACTTGGCAGTTGCGGTCAGCATTGCTTCCAGTTTTCGTGACATCCCGACGAAGGCGTACGATGTGTTCTTCGGAGAGGTCGGGCTAACGGGTGAAGTAAGAGGCGTCTCCCGAGCGGAAACGCGCGTCAAAGAAGCGGCCAAACTGGGGTTCCGGCGGGTCATTATGCCCGAGAAGAGCCTGAAGGGCTGGAAGCATCCGCAGGATATACAGATTATCGGAGTGAATACTGTAGCAGACGCATTAGCGGTCGCGTTAGATTAG
- the clpC gene encoding ATP-dependent protease ATP-binding subunit ClpC: MMFGRFTERAQKVLALAQEEAVRLGHNNIGTEHILLGLIREGDGIAAKALIALGLGLEKIQDEVETLIGRGQEQPTNIAYTPRAKKVIELSMDEARKLGHTYVGTEHILLGLIREGEGVAARVLNNLGISLNKARQQVLQLLGSSESASSHSGGPSNVSTPTLDGLARDLTAYAKDGHLDPVIGRSKEIERVIQVLSRRTKNNPVLIGEPGVGKTAIAEGLAQKIINNEIPETLRDKRVMTLDMGSVVAGTKYRGEFEDRLKKIMDEIRQAGNIVLFIDELHTLIGAGGAEGAIDASNILKPALARGELQCIGATTLDEYRKYIEKDAALERRFQPITVDQPTPDEAVQILYGLRDRYEAHHRVKITDEAIVQAVKLSDRYITDRFLPDKAIDLIDEAGSKVRLNSYTIPPNLKELETRLDDIRKEKDAAVQSQEFEKAAALRDTEQKIREELDTTKNQWKEKQGRTDSEVTPEDIAQVVASWTGIPVSKLKEEETERLLNMEALLHDRVIGQDEAVKAVSRAIRRARAGLKDPKRPMGSFIFLGPTGVGKTELARALAEAMFGDENAVIRIDMSEYMEKHSTSRLVGAPPGYVGYEEGGQLTEKVRRKPYSVVLLDEIEKAHPEVFNILLQVLEDGRLTDSKGRVVDFRNTLIILTSNVGAQAIKRNSTLGFTAVQDAGAEYSSMKGKVMDELKKSFRPEFLNRIDEIIVFHSLEEKHIAQIVTLMSEELRKRLREYDVDFELTDNAKAFLAKEGFDPAFGARPLRRAIQKHIEDRLSEEMLRGNIAKGDLLKIDEENGELSVSKKEPVSLEKDGE; the protein is encoded by the coding sequence ATGATGTTTGGCAGATTTACGGAACGCGCGCAAAAAGTGCTTGCGCTGGCACAGGAAGAAGCCGTTCGGCTGGGACACAATAATATCGGCACAGAACATATTTTGCTAGGACTTATCCGCGAGGGCGACGGCATCGCCGCCAAAGCATTGATCGCTCTTGGCCTCGGCCTGGAAAAAATTCAGGATGAGGTTGAAACGCTGATCGGCAGAGGGCAAGAGCAGCCGACGAACATCGCGTACACTCCACGCGCCAAAAAGGTTATCGAGCTGTCGATGGATGAAGCCCGCAAGCTGGGTCACACTTACGTTGGCACGGAGCACATCCTGCTCGGACTCATTCGCGAGGGAGAAGGCGTAGCGGCACGCGTCCTGAACAACCTTGGAATCAGCCTGAATAAGGCTCGCCAGCAAGTTCTGCAGCTGCTCGGCAGCAGCGAGTCCGCTTCGAGCCACAGCGGCGGCCCGTCCAATGTCAGCACACCGACGCTAGACGGATTGGCCCGCGACCTGACGGCTTATGCCAAAGACGGTCATCTGGACCCGGTTATCGGGCGCAGCAAAGAGATCGAACGCGTCATTCAGGTGCTGAGCCGCCGGACGAAGAATAATCCGGTGCTGATCGGCGAGCCAGGGGTAGGTAAAACGGCGATCGCCGAAGGCCTGGCGCAAAAGATTATCAATAACGAGATTCCCGAAACACTGCGCGACAAGCGTGTAATGACGCTGGATATGGGCTCAGTCGTTGCCGGCACCAAATATCGCGGTGAGTTCGAAGATCGTCTCAAAAAGATCATGGACGAAATTCGCCAGGCGGGCAACATTGTGCTCTTCATCGACGAATTGCATACGCTGATCGGTGCAGGCGGAGCTGAGGGCGCGATTGACGCCTCCAACATCCTGAAACCCGCGCTGGCCCGCGGCGAGCTGCAATGCATCGGCGCGACAACGCTGGACGAGTACCGTAAGTACATCGAGAAGGATGCGGCTCTGGAACGTCGTTTCCAACCAATCACGGTAGATCAGCCTACTCCGGATGAAGCCGTTCAAATCCTTTACGGCCTGCGTGACCGCTATGAAGCCCATCACCGTGTGAAAATTACGGATGAGGCAATCGTTCAGGCGGTGAAACTGTCCGACCGCTATATCACCGACCGTTTCCTGCCGGACAAAGCGATCGACCTTATTGATGAGGCGGGCTCCAAAGTAAGACTGAACTCTTACACGATTCCGCCGAATTTGAAAGAACTGGAAACGCGGCTGGACGATATCCGCAAGGAAAAAGACGCCGCTGTTCAAAGTCAGGAGTTCGAGAAAGCGGCTGCCCTTCGTGATACGGAGCAAAAAATCCGTGAAGAGCTCGATACAACGAAGAATCAATGGAAAGAGAAACAAGGCCGTACCGATTCCGAGGTTACGCCTGAGGATATCGCCCAAGTGGTGGCAAGCTGGACCGGCATTCCGGTCAGCAAGCTGAAAGAGGAAGAAACGGAACGCCTGCTTAATATGGAAGCTCTGCTGCATGATCGGGTAATCGGCCAAGATGAAGCCGTCAAAGCGGTCAGTCGGGCCATCCGCCGGGCACGCGCCGGTCTGAAAGATCCGAAGCGTCCGATGGGCTCCTTCATTTTTCTCGGCCCTACCGGGGTTGGTAAGACGGAGCTGGCACGCGCGCTCGCCGAGGCGATGTTCGGCGACGAGAACGCCGTTATCCGTATCGATATGTCGGAGTACATGGAGAAACACTCCACTTCCCGCCTTGTAGGGGCGCCTCCGGGATATGTCGGTTATGAGGAAGGCGGACAGCTTACCGAGAAGGTACGCCGCAAGCCATACTCGGTGGTCCTGCTCGATGAAATCGAGAAAGCCCACCCTGAAGTATTCAACATTCTGCTGCAAGTGCTGGAAGACGGCCGTCTGACCGATTCCAAAGGACGCGTGGTCGATTTCCGCAATACGCTGATTATTCTGACCTCGAACGTCGGTGCGCAAGCAATTAAACGGAATTCCACGCTCGGCTTTACCGCCGTGCAGGATGCCGGGGCTGAATACTCCAGCATGAAAGGCAAGGTCATGGACGAACTGAAGAAGAGCTTCCGTCCGGAGTTCCTGAACCGGATCGACGAGATCATCGTCTTCCACTCCCTGGAAGAGAAGCATATCGCACAGATCGTTACACTGATGTCCGAAGAGCTGCGCAAGCGGCTGCGTGAATATGACGTCGACTTCGAGCTGACGGACAACGCGAAAGCTTTCCTGGCCAAAGAAGGCTTTGATCCAGCCTTCGGCGCACGTCCGCTGCGCCGCGCGATCCAGAAGCATATTGAGGACCGCCTGTCCGAGGAGATGCTGAGAGGCAATATCGCCAAGGGCGATTTGCTGAAGATCGATGAAGAGAACGGCGAACTGTCCGTGAGCAAGAAAGAGCCGGTATCGCTGGAGAAGGACGGAGAATAA
- a CDS encoding protein arginine kinase produces MPNLRFTEQALSEWMRSGGSHSEIVISSRVRIARNIQHHPFPLLATKSQAEEVLDVLTPVIDQDQETGYGSFQLLKLDELEELDKKVLVEKHLISPNLANDSRGGAVLLNEDESVSIMINEEDHLRIQCLFPGFQVREAWERATAIDDIFESSIDYAFDDRRGYLTSCPTNVGTGLRASVMMHLPALVMTKQINRILSAVNQVGLTVRGIYGEGSEAAGNIFQISNQITLGQTEAEIIDNLHSVAIQIIEHERNARQRLLTDSALRITDRIMRSYGILSYAAVMDLKEASQRLSDVRLGLDLGILKAPSISVLNELNVKTQPGFLQNIFGDKLSSTECDMYRAKLLRETLGTTH; encoded by the coding sequence ATGCCAAATCTCCGGTTTACCGAACAAGCGCTCAGCGAATGGATGCGCAGCGGTGGCAGCCACTCCGAGATTGTAATCAGCAGCCGTGTGCGCATCGCCCGCAATATACAGCATCACCCTTTTCCTCTTCTGGCAACGAAGAGCCAGGCCGAGGAAGTCTTGGATGTTCTGACTCCGGTAATTGATCAGGACCAGGAAACGGGATACGGCTCATTTCAGCTGCTTAAGCTTGACGAGCTGGAGGAGCTGGATAAGAAGGTGTTGGTTGAAAAGCATCTGATTAGTCCCAACCTTGCCAATGACTCCCGCGGCGGAGCGGTGCTGCTGAATGAAGACGAGTCGGTCAGCATCATGATAAATGAAGAAGACCATCTTCGTATTCAATGTTTGTTTCCCGGATTTCAGGTTCGCGAGGCCTGGGAACGGGCTACCGCCATCGATGATATTTTCGAATCGTCGATTGATTACGCTTTTGATGACAGAAGAGGCTATTTGACCAGCTGCCCGACCAATGTCGGCACAGGTCTTCGCGCTTCGGTTATGATGCATCTTCCGGCGCTTGTCATGACCAAGCAGATCAACCGTATTCTCTCGGCCGTCAATCAGGTGGGGCTTACGGTGAGAGGCATTTACGGGGAAGGCAGCGAAGCCGCCGGGAATATTTTTCAGATTTCCAACCAGATTACACTGGGGCAGACCGAAGCGGAAATTATCGACAACTTGCACAGTGTGGCTATCCAGATTATCGAGCATGAACGCAATGCGCGCCAGCGGCTGCTGACGGATTCCGCGCTCCGGATCACTGACCGTATCATGCGGTCGTACGGCATTTTGTCTTATGCGGCCGTAATGGATCTAAAAGAAGCTTCCCAGCGTCTGTCGGATGTACGGCTCGGCTTGGATTTGGGAATTCTGAAAGCTCCATCCATCTCGGTGCTCAATGAGCTGAACGTCAAGACGCAGCCTGGATTTCTGCAGAACATCTTTGGCGATAAGCTGAGCTCAACCGAATGCGATATGTACCGGGCGAAGCTGCTCCGGGAAACGTTGGGGACCACACATTAA
- a CDS encoding UvrB/UvrC motif-containing protein gives MVCQECGVRPATLHFTKIVNGEKTEFHICESCAREKGELIPGTSGGFSIHSLLSGLLDLEAAGKGKSAAASTVQDVRCEECGMTYGQFSKLGRFGCSSCYKYFDKGLDPLFKRVHGSTSHVGKIPKRAGARIQFRRQIDELKEQLQQAIVQEEFERAAEIRDQIRKLEKEIAQE, from the coding sequence ATGGTTTGCCAAGAGTGCGGTGTAAGACCGGCTACGCTTCATTTCACTAAGATTGTGAATGGAGAGAAGACGGAATTTCATATTTGCGAGAGCTGTGCAAGGGAAAAAGGAGAATTGATTCCCGGTACGTCCGGCGGTTTCTCCATTCACAGCCTGCTTTCCGGCTTACTGGATCTGGAGGCTGCTGGCAAAGGGAAATCCGCCGCTGCTTCGACGGTTCAAGACGTTCGCTGCGAGGAATGCGGCATGACCTACGGGCAGTTCAGCAAGCTCGGGCGCTTCGGATGCAGTTCCTGTTACAAATATTTTGACAAGGGCCTCGACCCGCTCTTCAAAAGAGTGCACGGCAGCACGAGCCATGTCGGCAAGATTCCTAAACGTGCCGGAGCGCGAATTCAGTTTAGGCGGCAAATCGATGAACTGAAGGAGCAGCTGCAGCAAGCCATCGTGCAGGAGGAGTTCGAAAGAGCAGCCGAGATCAGGGATCAGATCCGCAAACTTGAAAAAGAAATTGCACAAGAGTAA
- a CDS encoding CtsR family transcriptional regulator — MRNISDIIEQYLKNILHESPEGTVEIQRNDLADHFSCVPSQINYVISTRFTLEKGYLVESKRGGGGYIRIQRIELPQHSALHTHLNQTIGSGIDQSTAEGLIYQLEEAGFMTRREACLMRAAISRECIAVKLPHRDEIRSKMMKAMLISLLSK, encoded by the coding sequence ATGCGCAATATCTCTGATATCATTGAACAATATCTGAAGAATATTTTGCATGAAAGTCCCGAAGGCACAGTAGAAATTCAACGCAACGATCTGGCAGACCACTTCTCCTGTGTACCCTCCCAGATCAATTATGTAATCAGCACCCGCTTTACACTTGAAAAGGGCTATTTGGTGGAGAGCAAACGCGGCGGTGGCGGATATATCCGCATTCAGCGTATTGAGCTTCCGCAGCACTCTGCGCTGCATACGCACCTTAACCAAACTATCGGCTCGGGCATCGACCAGAGCACGGCTGAGGGACTCATTTATCAGCTTGAAGAAGCCGGCTTTATGACCAGACGCGAAGCCTGCCTTATGCGCGCCGCCATTTCGCGTGAATGCATTGCGGTCAAGCTTCCCCATCGGGACGAGATTCGTTCCAAGATGATGAAGGCGATGCTGATCTCATTGCTTAGCAAATAA
- a CDS encoding GNAT family N-acetyltransferase — protein sequence MEIRQLRSDEFDTSLSLSEYAFQYKLSPEDREKAKERFKPERVWGIFDDNGLGAKFTLLPFQSYIQGRPLLMGGIAGVATWPENRRQGLVAKLLAHALMKMNEAGQTLSCLHPFNVPFYRKFGWEVYCEYKKYTIPAAKFPAKVQVEGRVKRDEGDIDILDALYRKFASNYNGTLVRDKDWWEKSVLDDDGHIAVFYSQEGEPEGYALYKIQNRELIIDEFVYANGRTRSGLWNYFANHDSMITQAHLKMVPADDNLPFLLPDPRITQENHPYFMARIVNVKEFVEQLSFCATGRSGGITLSIADSLASWNDGLWNLSADGYGKPSIHALQSDPGEEAAACGIGTLTAMLLGYKRPMEMYQAGLLTGNILAVTWLEERIPRAQTALFDFF from the coding sequence ATGGAAATCCGTCAGCTTCGCTCTGATGAGTTTGACACAAGTCTGAGTCTTTCCGAGTATGCTTTTCAATATAAGCTTTCGCCAGAAGACCGGGAGAAGGCAAAAGAGAGATTTAAGCCCGAGCGTGTTTGGGGCATTTTTGATGATAACGGTCTAGGCGCGAAATTTACGCTGTTGCCGTTTCAATCCTACATACAAGGCCGTCCTCTGCTTATGGGAGGCATCGCCGGAGTGGCGACATGGCCGGAAAATCGCAGACAAGGTCTGGTGGCCAAGCTTTTGGCCCATGCGCTTATGAAGATGAATGAAGCCGGTCAGACGCTGTCCTGTCTGCATCCGTTCAATGTCCCTTTTTACCGCAAATTCGGGTGGGAAGTGTACTGTGAGTATAAGAAGTATACGATTCCTGCCGCTAAATTTCCGGCGAAGGTTCAAGTGGAAGGACGAGTCAAGCGTGATGAGGGAGATATTGATATTCTGGATGCCCTGTACCGGAAGTTTGCTTCCAACTATAACGGAACACTCGTAAGGGACAAGGACTGGTGGGAGAAATCCGTGCTGGACGATGACGGGCATATTGCCGTCTTTTATTCGCAAGAAGGAGAGCCGGAGGGCTATGCGCTTTATAAAATCCAGAACCGGGAACTGATAATCGACGAATTCGTATATGCAAATGGGCGCACCCGCAGCGGATTGTGGAACTATTTTGCCAATCATGATTCGATGATAACTCAAGCGCATCTAAAAATGGTGCCTGCGGATGACAATCTACCGTTCCTGCTACCCGATCCTCGGATCACGCAGGAAAATCATCCTTATTTTATGGCCCGTATTGTGAACGTTAAGGAATTTGTCGAACAATTGTCATTTTGCGCCACCGGCCGCTCAGGAGGAATAACCCTTTCTATCGCGGACAGTCTTGCGTCCTGGAATGATGGACTTTGGAACCTCAGCGCAGATGGTTACGGTAAGCCGTCGATTCACGCACTCCAGAGTGACCCCGGAGAGGAAGCGGCCGCCTGCGGCATCGGAACGCTGACCGCCATGCTGCTTGGATATAAAAGACCGATGGAAATGTATCAAGCCGGGCTGCTTACGGGTAATATATTGGCAGTGACATGGTTGGAAGAACGGATTCCGCGCGCTCAAACGGCATTGTTTGATTTTTTCTGA